From Thermodesulfatator atlanticus DSM 21156, a single genomic window includes:
- a CDS encoding AAA family ATPase, whose product MEYYPRIIEEKLEKWLPRKEIILLKGPRQSGKTTLLKHLQEKHGGAYISLEIEEYAKSLKTDPLLFAKRFLEQKILYLDEAQYLKDIGRYVKIIHDHSDKN is encoded by the coding sequence ATGGAATACTACCCAAGGATAATAGAAGAAAAGTTGGAAAAATGGCTACCTAGAAAGGAAATTATCCTGTTAAAAGGCCCTCGCCAGAGCGGTAAAACCACTTTACTTAAACATCTGCAAGAAAAACACGGCGGTGCATATATAAGCCTAGAAATCGAAGAATACGCCAAATCCCTTAAAACTGACCCCCTGCTTTTTGCCAAAAGATTTCTTGAGCAAAAAATCCTCTATCTCGACGAAGCACAATATCTCAAAGACATAGGCAGATATGTCAAGATTATCCATGACCACTCGGACAAGAACTAA
- a CDS encoding DUF4143 domain-containing protein: MLNFSSGKNKELLILYQEYQKNLWEFIEGKTHKLKQPIFEKEFTNLLEEFILFGGYPAVVKEKDIKTKKEILKNLVQIYLEKDIFFFLNIRQLEKFRVFLKILAFNTGNIIEISSLSKEIKLDYKTIQKYLDVLINTYVIGLLPSFHKNLATELKKKQKSIFP, from the coding sequence TTGCTGAATTTCTCCTCTGGAAAAAACAAAGAACTTCTTATTCTCTACCAGGAATATCAAAAAAACCTATGGGAATTTATTGAAGGAAAAACACACAAACTCAAACAACCCATCTTTGAAAAAGAATTTACCAATCTTTTAGAAGAATTTATCCTATTTGGAGGGTATCCAGCTGTTGTAAAAGAAAAAGACATAAAAACTAAAAAAGAAATACTCAAAAATCTCGTTCAAATTTATCTAGAAAAAGATATTTTTTTCTTTTTAAACATAAGACAACTTGAGAAGTTTAGAGTCTTTTTAAAAATCCTGGCTTTTAATACAGGAAATATCATTGAAATATCTTCTTTAAGCAAAGAAATAAAGCTCGATTATAAAACCATTCAAAAATATCTCGACGTACTCATTAACACTTACGTAATAGGTCTCCTTCCATCATTTCACAAGAATCTAGCAACTGAACTGAAAAAAAAGCAAAAAAGTATATTTCCTTGA